From Nymphalis io chromosome 10, ilAglIoxx1.1, whole genome shotgun sequence, a single genomic window includes:
- the LOC126771180 gene encoding ATP synthase subunit delta, mitochondrial → MALALRSMLRNVTKKIQVRGYAEAPKEGEMAFTFAAGNKVFYNKQVVKQIDVPSFSGAFGILPKHVPTLAVLKPGVVTVTENDGKQSKIFVSSGTITVNDDSSVQVLAEEAHPLENLDRSAAQEALSKAQSELNSAANEQAKAEAAIAVEVAEEIVKAVSA, encoded by the exons ATGGCCCTTGCTCTGCGCAGTATGTTAAGAAATGTCACCAAGAAGATCCAAGTACGTGGCTATGCAGAAGCCCCAAAAGAAGGAGAAATGGCATTTACTTTTGCTGCTGGAAATAAG gttttttataacaaacaagTTGTGAAACAGATTGATGTGCCATCATTCAGCGGTGCATTTGGTATTTTACCAAAGCATGTTCCCACATTGG CTGTGCTTAAACCAGGTGTTGTGACGGTAACCGAAAATGATGGTAAACAAAGCAAAATTTTTGTTTCATCCGGCACAATCACTGTGAACGACGATTCCTCAGTTcag GTTCTTGCTGAAGAGGCACATCCCTTGGAGAACTTAGATCGCAGCGCAGCGCAGGAAGCTCTCAGCAAGGCACAGTCTGAATTAAACTCTGCTGCTAATGAACAG GCTAAAGCTGAAGCCGCGATTGCTGTAGAAGTCGCTGAAGAAATCGTCAAAGCGGTGTCAGCGTAA